The genomic stretch GATCAGAAACTCAGAAAAGCGGTTTCTTGATAGGTGTGAGTGCCACCTCGGTTCCAGAGTGAGTCGACCGCCATCATCGCTAATCTACGGCTGATGACCAACCTTTTTTGGCGTATCTCTGGACATCGCGTTTCCTGGCGCACGGCCCTAGGTTGACTCCGAATTCATGAACGGCATACAAGCGTCCCTGTGGTGGGCGAATCGTTGTCTGGTAGGGCAGAGGTGGTTTAGTCCCGTTTTGCCGTTCAATGTCTTTGGAAACGCCGATGACCGAGCTCCGATTGTCCGAAGTTTACATTCCTGTGTCCTGTCGGAACCTCCCGTTTAACGTTTTGCACCACTAAGCTTAAGTTCATGAAAGAGGAACCGAATTCATATGCTGGCCGGAGGACTTATCCGATGGGGTTGCAGGTAGCCATTATTGGTGCAGGCTTGATGGGTCATGGGATCGCGCAGGTGTTTGCAACTGCCGGGCACGAGGTAGTAATTGTCGATGTAAACGACCTTACCTTAAGCACCGTGCATAACCGAGTCTCGGCGAGCCTCGCTGAGCTTGGCATTGAATCGGGATCAGTTCTCGGCCGGATCAAGCTGAACAAATGCGCCGGAGATGCCGTGCGCGACTGCAGTGTGGTCATTGAAGCTGTGCCTGAGAGACTGGATCTGAAACGGGCCCTGTTCCAAGAGATCGCCGAAACGGCTCCGGTTGAGGCTCTTCTGGCAAGCAACACGTCGACAATTCCGATTACAGAAATCGGTCGCGATCTGCCGGAGAGTGCGCGCCGCCGCCTCGTGGGATTACATTGGTGGTACCCTGCCGTGCTGATCCCCTTGGTTGAGGTGATTGCAACGGATTTTGTCGACCCTGAGTATTTCGATCGCGCCTTTCAGTTGATGGCATCCATCGGCAAGGAGCCTGTAAGGGTCA from Terriglobales bacterium encodes the following:
- a CDS encoding 3-hydroxyacyl-CoA dehydrogenase family protein, with the protein product MGLQVAIIGAGLMGHGIAQVFATAGHEVVIVDVNDLTLSTVHNRVSASLAELGIESGSVLGRIKLNKCAGDAVRDCSVVIEAVPERLDLKRALFQEIAETAPVEALLASNTSTIPITEIGRDLPESARRRLVGLHWWYPAVLIPLVEVIATDFVDPEYFDRAFQLMASIGKEPVRVNRDIPGFLGNRLLHALNREALSLVNSGVCDAETIDKVIKLSFGRRFSVLGPMEGIDLVGLELVRNVHNILFPYLEDSSEASPLLDRLIDRHNLGMATGEGLRKWTAEQIAETKSHLSTHLLTMARGANGKG